The Actinomycetota bacterium nucleotide sequence ACCAATGAGCGAGAGCAACACGATGATGGGCAAGGGTGCCGCTGGCGACATCGCGTTCGCCCAAATGATGATCCCCCATCATCAGCAGGCGATCCAGATGTCTGACATCGCACTGAAGTACGCAAAGTCGCCGCAGCTCCTGAAACTGGCCAAGCAGATCAAGGCCGCTCAGAACCCTGAGATCACAACAATGCGGGGCTGGCTCAGGGGTTGGGGGGCGCCAATCTCGCCGTCTGCAAATCACTCAGTTTCGGGCGGCATGCATGGCACGAGCATGGGATCCACAGGCATGATGAGTGACGCCTACATGGCCAAACTCGCAGGCGCCCGCGGCGCGGCCTTCGACACCATGTGGCTACAGATGATGATCACCCACCATCAAGGAGCCATCACCAGTGCCCGGCAGGTCCTCAAGACCACCAGTAATGGACTGGTGCAGAAGTTGGCTAAGTCCATCATCGCCGGGCAAAGCACCGAGATAGCAACGATGAAGCAACTGCTTGCCAAGTAGATAGTTGGAACTCGAAGGAGAAGGGCTGACCATGAATAAACTCGTGATTGACGTGCAGGGCATGACCTGTAGCCACTGCGTGAATTCCGTCATCGAAGAAGTCACCAAGATTGAAGGAGTGACGCGGGTCGAGGTGAACCTACAGCCAGGCGAAAACTCGCACGTGCACGTGCAAAGTAGGCAATCGCTGACGGCCGCTGATCTTCAGCCTGCAATTGAAAATGCCGGCTACATCCTGACTGCACCATGAGTCACCGTCAGGGAGTCCGCGCGCGAGCAGTGGTACTCGTAGTAGTCGCGGCCGGAGCCGCAACGCTTCTGGCCGCGTGCTCATCACCCTCAGTCAGCAACACCCCCGGCTCGTCTGAGACCGCCTCATCAAG carries:
- a CDS encoding cation transporter, with protein sequence MNKLVIDVQGMTCSHCVNSVIEEVTKIEGVTRVEVNLQPGENSHVHVQSRQSLTAADLQPAIENAGYILTAP
- a CDS encoding DUF305 domain-containing protein, with protein sequence MNKRPLAITASALALTALLATFGATQPANAVPTPAPMSESNTMMGKGAAGDIAFAQMMIPHHQQAIQMSDIALKYAKSPQLLKLAKQIKAAQNPEITTMRGWLRGWGAPISPSANHSVSGGMHGTSMGSTGMMSDAYMAKLAGARGAAFDTMWLQMMITHHQGAITSARQVLKTTSNGLVQKLAKSIIAGQSTEIATMKQLLAK